Genomic window (Megamonas funiformis):
TTTCTTTGGCTCGAAATATTCCTTTAACAAAAATCAATAAAGGGCAATATCCACTTTCTGAAATGTACGGCATTATCAAACCTGAATATTCCATGCATGATGATACAAATACAGATTTACTCACTGAGATTGCTTCTTTTGATAAAATTATTATCGCAGGTGAAGCAAAATCTCACTGCGTACTTGAAAGCGTCCGCCAAATCTGCGAATATTATTTCGACAAATTAGAGATAACACGCAAAATATATGTACTCACTGATTGCATGAGTGATATTCAAGGCTTCGAACAATACAGTGAAACTAGATATAATATTTTAGCCAACAAATATAAAATCAATCTCGTAAAATCTACCGATAATTTTCTCTAACAAAAAAGCGACTTTAATTAAAAAATTAAAGTCGCTCTTTTTATTATTTATTTATTACTTTTTTATTTGGACTTACAAACATCATGATGAACATAATTATTAATGTCAACATAATGGCTGTTGATTGAGCATTTAAAATCCAAATGCCTTTATTGCCATTAAATAAATCTAATCCTACAGTAACTATAATCCCCACTATTGTAGAAATTATAGCAGCTGAAGCACTACTGCGTTTTGTAAATAAACCGAATAATAATGGTGCTGTAATGGATACAGACATCAAGGAATAGAAAATAGATAATGCCGAAATTACATTCGGTAAAACAATCGCAAGACCAATACCGATAATACCTGCCATTACAGTTACAAATCTACTGCCTTTGATCAAGCTTTCATCAGAAACATTAGGATTGATAAAGGATTTATATAAGTCTTTCGTAAAAGATGTTGTTATCATATATAAAACTGCATCTGCTGCACTGATTTCCGCCGAGAAAATAGCTGCCAAAGCTAAAGCTGAAGCCCAAAATGGCATACATTCTTTCATTACATAAGGAAGTGCTAAATCCTGCTGTGGTAAATCTGGGGCAATAGCATAAGCTGCCATACCTAAAGTAACAGGAATGATGGAAAATAATAACATGACTAAACCACAAGCAAATGTACTAATGCGTACTGTATTTTTATCTCTTGCACTATACACTTTACCAATAAGCGCTGGAGATAAGAAAAATGATGGCATTAACATCAAGAAAAAGCCCATGATTACAGTATTACCTAAACCATCAAAACTAAAATAAGCTGTTGATTTTGCTACATCAGCCATATTAGCTACTACTTTTGCCTGTAAACCATCAAGACCACCAACAAAAGATAATACAAGTGGTACAGCTACGATAAAGCCGACTAATTTTACTCCAGCTTCAATTAAATTTGCGTAAACAGCTGATAAAAATCCACCTGCACAAAAATATAAAACGACTACAACAGAAGCGATTAAAACACCTGTAGTTTTATCAATTTCTGCTACTACAGATAATATCCAAGCAATACCCATCAATTGACCAGCAAAAATAGCTAAAGTGCCAATTGCCATCATCAATGATATAAGACCTCTAAAATAACGATTATAGCGATATTCTAAATAATCACCTAAAGTATAAAAACCATGATTTTTGGCTATTTCCCAAATTTTAGGGCCAATGACAAATGCCAAAATAAATGTACCCACAGCTGAAGCGATAATCCACCATGCAGCAGAGATACCTGATGTAAAGCCCATACCTGCTACGCCAACGGTTGAGCCTGCACCAATATTTGGTGCTACCAAAGTGATGAATAATAAAAATGGTGCCATTTTACGTCCACCAACAAAGAAATCATCTGCTCCTTTTACTTTTCGTGATATTATCACACCAACAGCGATTAATAACACAGCATAAAGGGCAATTACCATAAGATACCAGTTCATTATAAGCCTCCACTCTTTCGCCTAAGTCAATAACCTAAAAATCAAGGTTTATTGCTATTTGCAGACAAAAACATTCCTCAAAAATCAACTGCAAATTAATTGTCAGTTGTTCTTGCCAAGACTATAGCTTATTTATTATAGTATAGACAATATTAAAATACAAATATAAATGTGGTGATATCATGGAACGTTTACAGATAAAAAATGATATTGAAGGTATGCAAGAAGCACTAATTGAAGCTAAAAAAGCTTTTGCTATCGGTGAAATTCCTATAGGAGCTATAATCTGTGATGATAAGGGCAATATCATCGCTCGCGGTCATAATCTTCGCGAAAAAACATTTGATGCGACAGCTCATGCAGAAATTGTAGCTATTCGCAAAGCTTGCACTAAACTTCAAAATTGGCGACTTTCTGATTTAACTTTATATGTAACAATTGAGCCATGCCCTATGTGTGCTGGCGCTATCTTCTCTAGTAGATTAAAGCGCTTAGTCTACGGTGCTACTGATTGGCGCGCTGGTGGTTGTGAATCTGTATTTAATATCGTAAATAATCATTGGCTAAATCATCAAACGCAAATACGAGCTGGCGTACTCGAAGATGAATGCTCTTTACTAGTAAAAAAATTCTTTCAAACTAGACGTCAAAATCACAATTGAGGTTTCTCTAGCAAACAAAATTTTATTTTTAGAAAAATTTTACAAAATTAAAGGGATTTTCACTTTTTTTAGCGAAATAAAATATACATACAAATAGTTCAAGAATTAGGTGGTAATATATGCCAAATATACAACAAATTGTCGTTCCTATAAATGGCACAGCAGAATCATTCAAAGCTTTATCTTTAGCTTCAGATTTAGCAAAAATATACCAAGCACAGATTTGTTTATTATTAGTTACATACTTTTCCACAGAAACTGATGATAAATCAACATATTCTTCTTGGTTAGCCACTCCGTTGACTGGTTCAGTTTCTCGTTATGCTGAAAGTGTTTTTCTTAGGGCAAAAGATTTATTGCCTGCAAATATTGATATCAGCACACATCATTTAAGTGGACAACCTGCTTCAAAAATTTTAGAATTTACCAAAGCTCATAATACAGATTTAATCATCATGGGTTGCCGTAAATTGAATTTATTTAGCAGTATTTTAAATGGTAGTACAAGTCGCCAAATTCTTGAAAAATCAACTTGTCCTGTAATCATTGTAAAATAATCTTTGGAGGGATTCCTTATGACAGATATTAAACGTATTTTAGTACCAGTAGATGGCTCTGAAACTTCTGATAGAGCTATTGAAGAAGCTATTAAAATTGCCGAAGTATATAATTCAGATATTCACATTCTTTATGTAGCAAATATCAACCAACTAGCAATCAATGCTTGCCTCTCTGATGCAATCTTAGAAGCAGTAACAAAAGCTGGTAATGAAATACTAGAAAAAGCTGCTAATAAAGTTCCTGAAAAAATCAATGTAATTACAACTTCAGAAACTGGTTCTCCATCTGTTACTATCACAGATTTTGCTGATGAAATCAAAGCTGACTTAGTAGTAATTGGCAGTCGTGGACTTGGTCTTGTAAAAGGTGTACTTTTAGGCTCTGTAAGCCAATATGTAGTAGAACATGCTCCATGTCCTGCTTTAGTTGTAAAATAAAATATAAATATGAAAAGAGCCTATATATAGGCTCTTTTTTTTAATCTAAAGTTAATTAAATTTTAATATGATTATTTTTTTTCAATGATATACTAAATGTACAAATAAAAAACATGCGATATTTATATAAATCAATAGCCGAAAGGGTGTGTATCTCATGAAAGCTACTTTAAAGAAAAAACTTACAGCTGCTATTTTAGCTGGCTGTAGTACATTTATATTAAGTGGTGTAGCTTTAGCTAATCCTCCGCAACTACCACCGCCTCCATCTAGACCATTTGTACACAACGAAGAAGTACAAAATTATTGCACACAATTTGAAAGTGATTATTCTTGGATGTATCTATCTACTCGTAAAGATGCTGCAAAAGATTTTGTGTCTGTAGATAAAGCCTTAGAACGCAATACTATTTCCACTAATCAAGCTACTAAATTGAAAAAAGAAATCATCAGTTTTTATAAAGACAGACAAAAATATGAAGATAAAGCTCGTAAATTAGACCGCAGAGATGCTAGAGAATATCGTCAAGAAAATCGTGAACATTTCTCCTTACGTGCTAATATAGCAGATATCTCCGAAAGCACTACTATCCCTGTAGATACATTAAAACGCATTTTATTTAAACCAAACCCTAAAGCACCTAAAGATCGTGATGATTTATCCGAAAGACTCGCTAAATTCACTAATCAATTAGTAGTTGAAGGCAAAATCACTCAACAAGAAGTAGATATTCTCGATGAATATATGCAATCCGGTAGAGATAAATTAGCTAATATGACTAAAGAGGAACGTCATGAATATTTAGACGATTATCGTCAATTAACTGATGAACAGCGTTTAGCTAAAATTTCTGAAGGAACAGGTATCTCCACAGAAAGACTACAAGAAATCTTTTCTACTTTCAAAGATGCTGTAAAAAATAAATTACAACATAAAATTCAAGATTAAATAAAAAAGCCTAGAGAATTCTAATCTCTAGGCTTTTTCATTAAAATTATATAACTATTATAGATATCTAATATACACATATATACTTGCTACAATAATAGATAAAATCATGAGTGGAAAAGCTATTTTCAAATAGCTGATAAAGGATAATTTTTCACCATGAGCACTTGCCATACCTGCTACTACTACATTGGCACTTGCACCAATAAGTGTACCATTACCACCAAGACAAGCACCTAAAGACAATGCCCACCAAAGTGGTTCAAGATTAGTCATACCCATAGCGCCCATTTCCTTAATCATAGGAATAAGCGTAGCTACAAAAGGAATGTTATCAATAAATGCTGAAGCAATAGCACTGAGCCATAAGATAAGCATTGTGGAAGCTGTAACATTTCCAGATGTTATTTTTATAGCTTCTGCTGCCATAGCCTTGATAACGCCAGTTTCTACTAAACCGCCAACTAAAATAAACAAACCAACAAAGAAGAAAATAGCAAGCCATTCCAAACGACTTAAGATATTGGCAATTCTTTTTTCACGTCTACTTACAGTGATTAACATCAATAAAGATGCGCCTGCCAGAGCTACTGTTGCTGATTCTAAACCAAGTTGAGAATGGAACATAAAAGTAATGATAGTCAAGAATAACACTGTTAAACATTTTTTCAATAACAATGTATCTTTTAATTCTTCTTTTTCATTCATTCCCATTACTTGTTCTTGTAATGCAGTTGTAGTATGCAATTTTTTATGATATATAGCAATTATTATGGCTATAGTGATAGCAAAAATAACTATACAAATATCACCTAAATTAGTCAAAAATGCCATAAAATCCATTTCAGGAACAGCACTACCGATCATAATATTTGGTGGGTCACCGATAAGTGTTGCTGTACCACCGATATTAGAAGACATAATCTGTGCAATCAAAAATGGCTGTACTGGTATTTTTAGCTGTGCTGTAATACTAAAAGTTACAGGTACTGTCAATAGAACAGTAGTTACATTGTCTAAAAAAGCAGAACAAACAGCTGTAAGTGCAGATAATGCTACTAATAATTTCACTGGGTTGGCTTTTACTTTTTTTGCTGCCCAAATAGCCAAATAATTAAACAATCCTGTTTCACTGGTAATATTAACCATAATCATCATACCAGTAAGCAAACCAATCGTATTAAAATCAATGTGATGGATTGCTTGGTCTTGTGATAATATGCCCATAATAATCATAACCATAGCACCTGTCAAAGCCACTATAGTACGATGTATTTTCTCTGAAATAATCAACATATAGGCAATGACAAATACAGCTATAGCTATATAAGCACTACTATCCATCAATAATCACTTTCTTTCCTAAAAGATATTTATAATCATTTAAAATCTATTTAAATAAATTTTAAATATTATACATACTAATAGCTAAATCACTTAAATATGATTTATAAAATTTCATCTTATTATTTTGTATATAAAATCTAGGTACACGACGAGAAATCATGCAAGTTATTTCATAATTTATAGTTCCCAATTTTTCAGCCAATTCATCAGCTAAAATACATTCATCACCTTGTTTACCAAAGAGAACTACTTCATCGCCTACTTGTACATTTTCGATATCTGTAACATCAACCATGCACTGGTCCATGCAGATATTACCTACTACTTTTGCACGCTTACCATGTATCAATACTTCTGCTTTTCCAGATAATAATCTAGTATAGCCATCAGCATAACCTACAGGTATAGTGGCAATCACGCGAGTATCTTTAGCTATAAATTTATGACCATAACTTACACCTTCGCCAGCATGTATAGTTTTTACATGTGTTACTTCACATTTAAAACTCATAGCTGGTTTTAAGCCAGTATTGCTGATATCAACTTCATCTGATGGTGCCATGCCATATAATATCACTCCAGCACGTACCATATCATAATGATATTCTGGTAAATCAATAATAGTAGCACTATTAGCACAATGATATACATTGGCCTTCACTCCAGCTTTGGCCACTTCATCACAAACCCATTTAAAACGTTTATATTGAGTATGTGTAAAAGTTTTATCTGCACAATCAGCTAAACAAAAATGAGTGAACATACCTTCTATTTTTACATTAGGTAACTTACTTATTTTTACAATTTCTTCTACAGCTTCTTTTGTTGGTTGATAGCCAATGCGTTGCATACCGCTATCTATAGCTATATGAAATACCACTTCACTTTGTTGTTTTACAGCTTCCTCAGAAAAAAGTCTTGCCTGTTCATAATCAAAGATACATACATCAATTCCATAAGCAATAGCTTCACTAGCTCTCACTGGATTTGTATAACCCAAGATAAAAATAGGAGCTATAATACCTTGATGACGAAGTTCTAGCCCTTCATCTAAACGTGCTACAGCCAATCTATCAGCACCATTTTCCAATAAAGTTTTAGCTAAAGTTACAGAACCATGACCATAAGCATCTGCTTTGATTACAGCTGCCACTTCTTTTGATTTTGCCATCTTTCGTATAATTTGCATATTCTGTGCAATTACATCTAAATCAATTTCTGTCCACAATAATCTTATCATTTCGGACTCCACAATCTATTCGCTTCCATTCTTAATCATTCTAGTACATTTCAATTTACAAATACTATTTTTTAATTTGCTTCATAACGACGAATACGCAAATTCAAGCTATATTCTTCACAAACCTTTTTACAAGCATTGATTTCATCTTCGCCGATAATATCCACTATAGTTACTACTACATTTGGAATATAATTTTTGCAATCCACTGCAAAATCAAGCATAGCTTTATAAGATTTTATGCCAAAACGACTGCGTGTAACTTCTAAATATTTTTCTGACGTAGATTCATTCAAACTAATAGAAATGGTATTTAATAAGCCTTTAAATAACATAGCTGTTTTTTTACCATATTCTAAATCGCTTAAACCATTTGTATTCATTCTAACTTTAAATTTAGGATATGTTTGATGGATAAAAGTCAATAATTTTACCAAGTCATCTAAACGCATAGTTGGCTCACCAAAACCACAGATGACGATATCTGCTACATTTTCCATAGGTGCATTCAAAAATGCTTGTTTAATCTCTTCTAAAGAAGGTTCGCCATCTTTTAACCATAACTTATGGTCATTCTTTAAATGACGCAAACAAAATGTGCAATTACAATTACATCTATTGGTAAAATTTACATACATATTGAATTTTTCTTTAGGAAATAATTTAACTTTTTCACTAAAATCAATATATCCATTATTATGTAATGTATATAATATCATTTAATCACCTTTTCCTTGTTACAATATAACATAAAAATTATAGCCTTTTAGCTTCTAAACTTCAATATAAAATCATATTTATAATTGACATACTCCCCATGCCTAAATGCAGGGGATTCTTGGATACAAACGATACTTGCCTACTAAAATAGCAGGTCTTACTATATCTCTCCAAAGAAGGTTGATGCCCCAACCTTCCATATATTTATAGCAGCATTTCTATCTCTATCGTGGCTGGTTTTGCACTTTGCGCAAATCCACTCACGAACTGCCCAATTTTTAGTTTCAGGATTTTTTGTACCACAAACATGGCAAATTTGCGAACTTGGATAGTATCTATCTATCTTTTGCACTATTGAGCCAATTTCTCTCGCTTTATATTCAAGAATTTTTATAAATTCACTAAATCCATAGTCAGATATTTTTCTACCCCAACGTTTTTGCATTCCTTTTATATTCAAATCTTCTATGCAGATTAAAGCATATTCACTACAAATTTTATTTGCTAATTTAAAATGAAAATCTTTACGTTGATTAGATATTTTCTTATGCAATCTGGCAAGAGCTATTTTTGCTAATCTACGATGATTAGAAGTCTTCTTTTTTCTAGATAATATTCTATTAGCTTTTTTTATATCATTAGCATTTTGTTTAAAAAATAAAGGTGCTTTTATATCTTCATTATCCGATGCAGTTAAAAACTGTTTAAGTCCAAAGTCATAGCCGACGCTTTTACCTGTTCTTGCTAAAACTTTATTCTCGTTAGTTTCACAAACAAAATAAAGATATATATCACCTAAAGTATCACGTTTAATTGTTATTGTTTTAACTATTCCTTCAATATCTCTACTTTTAAAATATTTGTATTTTTGTTTATTAATTTCTATAATATTACCCTTTAAAAGCTTCCAACCAGCTTGCTTGAGCGTGAATGATTTATATTTTCGTATCTTTTTAAAAGATGGTGGTGCTGTACGAATTTTATGTTTTAAATTTCTAAAAAACGATTTATAAGCACGGTCTATTCTTTGAGTTATATCTTGAATAGCTTGCGAACCTACTTCTTTAAAATAGCTAAATTTACCTATTTTCTTAAGTTTAGTTAAATGTTTTTGAAGCTTATAGATATTAAGAGATTTTTTAAATAAACGATAATATCTTTTATGCAAAGCAATACAGTGATTGTAGATAATTCCAGCTATATTAATAACTTTATGAAGTTTTTTATTCCTTTTTGCCTTATACAATTTAAAACAATATGTCTTCACTACAATCACCTGCCTTTTTATCATTTATTTATTCTGAACGCTTTTGACTTTCTATATACTGTTTAATAATTGATATTGGTGCTCCACCAACTGTAGATACAAAATATGAATTTGTCCACAATGTTGGTAGCCTTGATTTTAACCATGAAAATTCTTCTCGAAGTATTCTTGAAGATATTCCTTTTATTCGTTTAACAACTTTATGTATACCAAATTGTGGAGCAACTTCTAAAAGCAAATGAACATGGTCTGGCATTACTTCCATCTCGATTAAATCGACGTGAAGCTCCTGACAAATATTATTAATCAACTCCTTTAATCGTTCATCAACACCATTGTTCAACACTTTTCTACGATATTTAGGACAAAATACTACATGATATTTACAAAAATATACTATATTATTATTTGATTTATATTTCATAAAAGTATTATATAACTATTAAAAATATAATACAATAAAAAACAATGATATCGAATCATTGTTTTTTAGCGAGCTTATATCCCCATAAATAAATTTAGGGGCTTTACGCTCGCATTTGGTAATAAATAAGCTTTAATTCTACCAACTACATTGTTTAGTAAAATTAAAGCTTATTTTTGTACGCTATTATTTTAAATCAGTTAAATATTCTTCAAAACATAGGCCATAATTCCATGGCACATTTAAAGAATTAGTATATGCCATTGCTTTTCCTACAAAATCAGCTGCTTTTTGCACTGCTTTCGGTAAAGCTTCTTCACGAACTAAACAAGCTGTCAAGATAGCCACAAAAGCATCTCCTGTACCTGAATGTTCTTCTGGTATGCGATTATTCTCTTGCATACATGGATTTTTACCTTGCTCATAAATATAATTATAAACTTTGTCAGCTGTTTCATTGACAAGACCTGTGATTACAATTTGCTTTACGCCTTTAGTAGCTATAGCTTGTGCCATTTTTAATAACTCAGCTTCAGTTGGCATTTTATCTGGATATTCTATATCCAATAATTGACAAACCTCCGTTAAATTCGGCGTTAAAACATCAGCCACATTCAATAATTGTCGCATCTTTAAACAAAGTTCTTCATTATAAGAAGAATACAATTTTCCGCCATCGCCCATCACTGGGTCAACGACAAACAAAGTATTTTCTTTTTTAAAGCGTCTTGCAAATTCTAATACAAGTTCAATCTGGTCTTTAGAACCTAAAAAACCTGTCAAAATACCATCAAATTCTAAATTCAAAGCTTGCCAATTATCCATATGAGCTTTCATATGACGAGTATAATCGTCCATATAATGTACAGGAAAACCAGTATGCGCTGCTAAAATTGCAGTAGGAAGCGGACAAGCTTGTATCTTTAAAGCTGAAATCAACGGCAATTGTACTGTTACAGAACAGCGACCAAAACCTGTTATATCATTTATTAAAGCAATTCTTTTTTGTTTATTCACTTACTCTAAAACAGCTCCTGTGCTAGCAGATGTTGTAAGTTTTGCATAACGGGAAAGATATCCTGTTTTTACCTTTGGTTCAGGTTTTACCCAGTTAGCTTTACGTTTAGCCATTTCTTCATCGCTGATTAATACATTTAATTTACGATTTGGAATATCGATATCAATGATATCACCATCTTCAAGATATGCGATTGGACCGCCAGCCATAGCTTCTGGAGATACGTGACCGATACAAGCACCACGAGTAGCACCAGAGAAACGACCATCTGTGATAAGAGCTACTTTTAAGCCCATACCTGCGATAACAGCAGTTGGATTGAGCATTTCACGCATACCAGGGCCACCTTTTGGACCTTCATAGCGGATTACTACTACATCGCCATCTTTGATTTTGCCACCAGTAATAGCTTCGATAGCTTCTTCTTCAGAATTAAAGCATTTTGCTGTACCTTTATAGCAAAGCATATCTTCTGTTACTGCACTAGCTTTTACTACTGCATAATCTGGAGCTAAATTACCTTGTAATATAGCGATACCACCTGTTGGACGATATGGTGCTTCTACTGTTTTGATTACATCAGCACGCTGAATTTCGCTATTTTTTATTCTATCTTCAACAGTTCCTGTTACTGTGAGTGCGTCTAAATGAATAAGACCTTTTTTGCTGAGTTCATGCATTACTGCACAAACACCGCCAGCTTCATTTAAATCTTGCATATGATGAGTACCAGCTGGACTTAATTTTGTGATATAAGGTGTTTTTGCACTGATTTCATCAAATAATGGAGCTGGAAGTTTAATACCTGCTTCATGTGCAATTGCTGTAAGATGAAGTACAGTATTAGAAGAACCACCAATACCCATATCTACAGTGATTGCATTTTCAAATGCTTTTTGAGTTAAAATATCACGAGGTTTAATATCTTTTGCAATTAAATCCATGATTACATGACCAGCTTGTTTTGCAAGTGAAATTCTAGCACCAGTATAAGCAGCTGGAATTGTACCATTGCCAGGAAGTCCCATACCTAATACTTCTGTTAAAGTATTCATTGTATTAGCTGTAAATAATCCAGAGCAAGAACCGCAACCTGGGCAAGCTTTTGCTTCTAAATCATACATTTCATCTTCTGTGATTTTGCCAGCTGTAAATTTACCAGCAGCTTCAAAAGTTGTGCTTACACTGACATCTTTACCTTGATAACGACCAGCAAGCATAGGACCACCACTTACTACTACGCAAGGAATATTCAAACGAGCAGCCGCCATGAGCATACCTGGAACGATTTTATCGCAGTTTGGAATAAGTACCAAACCATCAAAAGCATGAGCTGTTGCTACAGCTTCGATAGAATCAGCAATTAATTCACGACTAGCCAAGGAGAATTTCATACCAGGGTGTCCCATAGCAATACCATCGCATACACCAATAGCTGGGAATTCAATAGGTGTACCGCCAGCAGCAGCTACGCCGAGTTTTGCTGCATCAGCGATTGTACGTAAATGAATATGACCTGGAATTATTTCATTAAATGCATTTACAATACCAACTAATGGTTTTTTCAAATCTTCTGGGCCATATCCCATAGCATTAAATAAAGCACGATGTGCTGAACGAGTTGCACCTTTTTTTACTAAATCACTTCTCATGAACAAACCACCTTTTCTATCTACATATAATATATAAACAATAAATTTATTATACTAACATATTAATCATATATACAAATAAATTTCTTTTAATCCATGCGATTAACTGCACTGATTAAAGCTTTTATGGAAGCAGTGATGATATCTGTATCCATACCAGCACCCCAGTATGTTTTACCATTTTCTGCTGTAATACCTACGTATGCCATAGCTCTTGAAGTAGCACCGATTTCCATAGCATGTTCACTATAAATCAAATTATCATATTTGATGCCAAATTCTTTTTGTATAGCATTACTTGCAGCATCAAAGCGACCATTACCCTGTGTTTCTACTACAACTTCATAACCATGTTCCATCAAATGTACATTACCTTTAAATGTGCCATCTGCTTGTTTATTCAAGACAAAATCAATCAATTTATATGGTTCTTCAACATTTACATAATTGTCTTGGAAAATCTGATAAATTTCTTCTGGCATAAGTTCTTTATGTTTATGGTCAGATACACCTTTTACGCAATAACCGAAGTCTTCACGCA
Coding sequences:
- the tadA gene encoding tRNA adenosine(34) deaminase TadA, whose product is MERLQIKNDIEGMQEALIEAKKAFAIGEIPIGAIICDDKGNIIARGHNLREKTFDATAHAEIVAIRKACTKLQNWRLSDLTLYVTIEPCPMCAGAIFSSRLKRLVYGATDWRAGGCESVFNIVNNHWLNHQTQIRAGVLEDECSLLVKKFFQTRRQNHN
- the alr gene encoding alanine racemase, encoding MIRLLWTEIDLDVIAQNMQIIRKMAKSKEVAAVIKADAYGHGSVTLAKTLLENGADRLAVARLDEGLELRHQGIIAPIFILGYTNPVRASEAIAYGIDVCIFDYEQARLFSEEAVKQQSEVVFHIAIDSGMQRIGYQPTKEAVEEIVKISKLPNVKIEGMFTHFCLADCADKTFTHTQYKRFKWVCDEVAKAGVKANVYHCANSATIIDLPEYHYDMVRAGVILYGMAPSDEVDISNTGLKPAMSFKCEVTHVKTIHAGEGVSYGHKFIAKDTRVIATIPVGYADGYTRLLSGKAEVLIHGKRAKVVGNICMDQCMVDVTDIENVQVGDEVVLFGKQGDECILADELAEKLGTINYEITCMISRRVPRFYIQNNKMKFYKSYLSDLAISMYNI
- a CDS encoding universal stress protein, which encodes MPNIQQIVVPINGTAESFKALSLASDLAKIYQAQICLLLVTYFSTETDDKSTYSSWLATPLTGSVSRYAESVFLRAKDLLPANIDISTHHLSGQPASKILEFTKAHNTDLIIMGCRKLNLFSSILNGSTSRQILEKSTCPVIIVK
- a CDS encoding RNA-guided endonuclease InsQ/TnpB family protein; this encodes MKTYCFKLYKAKRNKKLHKVINIAGIIYNHCIALHKRYYRLFKKSLNIYKLQKHLTKLKKIGKFSYFKEVGSQAIQDITQRIDRAYKSFFRNLKHKIRTAPPSFKKIRKYKSFTLKQAGWKLLKGNIIEINKQKYKYFKSRDIEGIVKTITIKRDTLGDIYLYFVCETNENKVLARTGKSVGYDFGLKQFLTASDNEDIKAPLFFKQNANDIKKANRILSRKKKTSNHRRLAKIALARLHKKISNQRKDFHFKLANKICSEYALICIEDLNIKGMQKRWGRKISDYGFSEFIKILEYKAREIGSIVQKIDRYYPSSQICHVCGTKNPETKNWAVREWICAKCKTSHDRDRNAAINIWKVGASTFFGEI
- a CDS encoding TatD family nuclease-associated radical SAM protein, whose protein sequence is MILYTLHNNGYIDFSEKVKLFPKEKFNMYVNFTNRCNCNCTFCLRHLKNDHKLWLKDGEPSLEEIKQAFLNAPMENVADIVICGFGEPTMRLDDLVKLLTFIHQTYPKFKVRMNTNGLSDLEYGKKTAMLFKGLLNTISISLNESTSEKYLEVTRSRFGIKSYKAMLDFAVDCKNYIPNVVVTIVDIIGEDEINACKKVCEEYSLNLRIRRYEAN
- the tnpA gene encoding IS200/IS605 family transposase, which produces MKYKSNNNIVYFCKYHVVFCPKYRRKVLNNGVDERLKELINNICQELHVDLIEMEVMPDHVHLLLEVAPQFGIHKVVKRIKGISSRILREEFSWLKSRLPTLWTNSYFVSTVGGAPISIIKQYIESQKRSE
- a CDS encoding universal stress protein — encoded protein: MTDIKRILVPVDGSETSDRAIEEAIKIAEVYNSDIHILYVANINQLAINACLSDAILEAVTKAGNEILEKAANKVPEKINVITTSETGSPSVTITDFADEIKADLVVIGSRGLGLVKGVLLGSVSQYVVEHAPCPALVVK
- a CDS encoding sodium:solute symporter family protein, yielding MNWYLMVIALYAVLLIAVGVIISRKVKGADDFFVGGRKMAPFLLFITLVAPNIGAGSTVGVAGMGFTSGISAAWWIIASAVGTFILAFVIGPKIWEIAKNHGFYTLGDYLEYRYNRYFRGLISLMMAIGTLAIFAGQLMGIAWILSVVAEIDKTTGVLIASVVVVLYFCAGGFLSAVYANLIEAGVKLVGFIVAVPLVLSFVGGLDGLQAKVVANMADVAKSTAYFSFDGLGNTVIMGFFLMLMPSFFLSPALIGKVYSARDKNTVRISTFACGLVMLLFSIIPVTLGMAAYAIAPDLPQQDLALPYVMKECMPFWASALALAAIFSAEISAADAVLYMITTSFTKDLYKSFINPNVSDESLIKGSRFVTVMAGIIGIGLAIVLPNVISALSIFYSLMSVSITAPLLFGLFTKRSSASAAIISTIVGIIVTVGLDLFNGNKGIWILNAQSTAIMLTLIIMFIMMFVSPNKKVINK
- a CDS encoding pyridoxamine kinase: MNKQKRIALINDITGFGRCSVTVQLPLISALKIQACPLPTAILAAHTGFPVHYMDDYTRHMKAHMDNWQALNLEFDGILTGFLGSKDQIELVLEFARRFKKENTLFVVDPVMGDGGKLYSSYNEELCLKMRQLLNVADVLTPNLTEVCQLLDIEYPDKMPTEAELLKMAQAIATKGVKQIVITGLVNETADKVYNYIYEQGKNPCMQENNRIPEEHSGTGDAFVAILTACLVREEALPKAVQKAADFVGKAMAYTNSLNVPWNYGLCFEEYLTDLK
- a CDS encoding SLC13 family permease is translated as MDSSAYIAIAVFVIAYMLIISEKIHRTIVALTGAMVMIIMGILSQDQAIHHIDFNTIGLLTGMMIMVNITSETGLFNYLAIWAAKKVKANPVKLLVALSALTAVCSAFLDNVTTVLLTVPVTFSITAQLKIPVQPFLIAQIMSSNIGGTATLIGDPPNIMIGSAVPEMDFMAFLTNLGDICIVIFAITIAIIIAIYHKKLHTTTALQEQVMGMNEKEELKDTLLLKKCLTVLFLTIITFMFHSQLGLESATVALAGASLLMLITVSRREKRIANILSRLEWLAIFFFVGLFILVGGLVETGVIKAMAAEAIKITSGNVTASTMLILWLSAIASAFIDNIPFVATLIPMIKEMGAMGMTNLEPLWWALSLGACLGGNGTLIGASANVVVAGMASAHGEKLSFISYLKIAFPLMILSIIVASIYVYIRYL